One genomic window of Octopus bimaculoides isolate UCB-OBI-ISO-001 chromosome 2, ASM119413v2, whole genome shotgun sequence includes the following:
- the LOC106882521 gene encoding caseinolytic peptidase B protein homolog: MALFRFLMVNLNRTPLQVFRTVNRYYSRKYTLWHSVVPCFTKVKSVYLHPCRFVGYSSLAIGCVAFCAGNLSNDNEGLLNSIKTFDTSGTETAIKSGVDVNQRHVLGWTPLQLAVINRNSAAVSMLLKAGADVQLGDEYSNSLKIAREKRMNSLQVLLTREEEFSDRLSNRANFKGCTALHYAVLIDDLNFVTQLLNAGANPSAENELGHKPYDYARTQNMKQNLIESEKKFKEMQAKKELEDRRKYPLEQRLKEHIIGQEGAINNVAAAIRRKENGWYDEDHPLVFLFLGSSGIGKTELAKQVAKYLHKDVKKGFVRIDMSEYQEKHEVAKFIGSPPGYVGHEEGGQLTKKLTEYPNAVVLFDEVDKAHPDILTIMLQLFDEGRLTDGKGKTIECKDALFIMTSNLANDEIANHAIQLREEAAEVSKLKHSDSLEDIKVSDVVISKKFKIHVVQPILKHHFRRDEFLGRINEIVYFLPFSPAELSKLVVKELKFWADRARSKHSIELTWDHLVVDVLASGYNVNYGARSIKHEVERLVVSQLALAHERELIKKGCSIKLCVSNVDDLLKTEDGKEKTSTEKTIKIQILDKGKSNKYIDLKFGNENNPFNLLPGDN; the protein is encoded by the coding sequence ATGGCATTATTCAGGTTTCTCATGGTTAATTTGAACCGAACGCCATTGCAAGTTTTCAGGACAGTAAATCGCTATTATTCTAGAAAATATACCTTATGGCATTCTGTTGTACCTTGCTTTACAAAAGTGAAATCCGTTTATCTTCACCCATGCCGTTTTGTCGGTTATTCTTCTCTTGCAATTGGATGCGTTGCATTTTGCGCGGGTAATCTTTCGAATGATAACGAGGGACTGTTAAATTCCATAAAGACATTTGACACCTCAGGAACTGAAACAGCAATAAAATCTGGTGTGGATGTTAACCAAAGACACGTTCTTGGGTGGACACCTCTTCAGTTAGCTGTTATTAACCGAAATTCAGCTGCAGTTTCGATGCTTCTGAAGGCTGGTGCCGATGTACAGCTGGGAGATGAATATAGTAACTCTTTGAAGATTGCCcgagaaaaaagaatgaattcCCTCCAAGTTCTTTTAACGAGAGAAGAAGAATTTAGTGATCGACTTAGCAACCGTGCGAATTTCAAAGGTTGTACAGCACTTCATTATGCTGTGCTTATTGATGATTTAAATTTTGTGACACAATTATTAAATGCTGGGGCTAATCCTTCAGCTGAAAATGAACTGGGTCACAAACCATATGATTACGCTCGAACAcagaatatgaaacaaaatttaattgagagtgagaaaaaattcaaagaaatgcaAGCAAAGAAAGAGCTGGAAGATAGACGCAAATATCCTCTTGAACAAAGACTTAAAGAACACATCATTGGACAAGAAGGCGCTATcaataatgttgctgctgctattcgGAGAAAAGAGAATGGGTGGTATGACGAAGACCATCCActggtgtttctttttcttggttCATCTGGTATAGGTAAGACGGAACTTGCTAAACAAGTGGCAAAATACCTCCATAAGGATGTTAAAAAAGGTTTTGTCCGCATTGATATGTCCGAGTATCAAGAAAAACATGAAGTAGCAAAATTTATAGGTTCACCTCCTGGTTATGTTGGTCATGAAGAAGGTGGTCAATTGACCAAGAAATTGACAGAATATCCGAATGCTGTGGTTTTGTTTGATGAAGTGGACAAAGCTCATCCAGATATACTTACCATTATGTTACAATTATTTGACGAAGGTCGATTGACTGACGGCAAAGGCAAAACAATTGAATGCAAAGATGCTTTGTTCATCATGACATCTAATTTAGCTAATGATGAAATAGCAAACCATGCCATTCAGTTACGCGAAGAAGCTGCAGAAGTATCAAAACTGAAGCATTCGGACTCTTTAGAAGATATAAAAGTATCAGATGTTGTTAtttcaaaaaaattcaaaattcacgTTGTACAACCAATTCTCAAACATCATTTTAGAAGAGATGAATTTTTAGGTAGGATAAATGAAATTGTCTACTTTTTGCCATTTTCTCCTGCAGAACTCAGCAAACTAGTTGTTAAAGAACTGAAATTTTGGGCTGATCGTGCAAGATCAAAGCATTCTATTGAGCTTACATGGGATCATTTAGTGGTTGATGTATTGGCTAGTGGCTACAACGTTAACTATGGAGCTAGATCTATCAAGCATGAAGTTGAAAGACTTGTTGTATCTCAGCTAGCCCTAGCACATGAACGGGAGCTCATCAAGAAAGGTTGTTCAATTAAACTGTGTGTTTCTAATGTTGATGATTTACTTAAAACAGAAGATGGAAAAGAGAAAACTTCAactgaaaaaacaataaaaatacaaattttggaTAAGGGAAAGTCAAATAAGTATATAGACTTAAAGTTTGGCAATGAAAACAATCCATTTAATTTATTACCTGGAGATAATTGA